One genomic segment of Arachis duranensis cultivar V14167 chromosome 4, aradu.V14167.gnm2.J7QH, whole genome shotgun sequence includes these proteins:
- the LOC110280270 gene encoding putative F-box protein At1g47300, with protein sequence MERKHMGMNDILPQELIYRILLRVPAGDLFRLRFISKLWHSLISHPDFAESHYDLNSATSSHSHFFLLKNCTNAWCVQLDTLFDVAAAPTTHKEVEAATFWVFLTWRYSLVVLL encoded by the exons atggagaggaagcaCATGGGCATGAATGACATCCTCCCTCAGGAGCTCATTTACCGAATCCTTCTAAGGGTACCCGCCGGAGACCTGTTTCGCCTCAGATTCATTTCAAAACTTTGGCACTCTCTCATATCCCATCCAGACTTTGCGGAATCACATTACGACCTCAACTCTGCCACATCTTCCCATTCGCACTTCTTCTTGCTAAAAAACTGTACTAATGCTTGGTGTGTTCAGCTCGACACGCTATTTGATGTTGCAGCAGCACCAACAACACACAAAGAG GTGGAAGCAGCAACTTTCTGGGTTTTTCTTACATGGCGCTATTCATTGGTTGTGTTACTCTAG